The following proteins are encoded in a genomic region of Dethiobacter alkaliphilus AHT 1:
- the noc gene encoding nucleoid occlusion protein — MAEELKTLMEIEETQFDQEQIQYIAIANIRPNPYQPRKNIEEEKIYELAQSIKTYGLLQPVIARKSATGYELVAGHRRLLACKKLGWAEVPAIVRELSNSAMATVALIENLQRENLSFLEEAQGYESLIREFKLTQEVLAQRLGKSQSTIANKLRILKLPREVKEKLQIQELTERHARALLKLPGEEDQLKILQEVCNLRYTVQQTEKRVADYLSNLEPTAVKERKKVIIRDIRIFLNTVRQAVSILEAGGLNARLQENDLGDSIEVTIRLPKNKKNSAQAVKSTSVAAAVQRPLLPGQ; from the coding sequence ATGGCGGAGGAATTAAAAACCCTTATGGAGATTGAGGAAACCCAGTTCGATCAGGAGCAGATTCAATACATAGCCATTGCAAATATTCGACCAAACCCCTACCAACCACGTAAAAACATCGAAGAGGAAAAAATATATGAGTTGGCGCAGTCAATTAAAACTTACGGGCTGCTCCAACCTGTAATTGCCCGTAAGTCTGCCACCGGCTATGAACTGGTGGCGGGGCACCGCCGGCTGTTGGCCTGTAAGAAACTTGGTTGGGCAGAAGTACCGGCCATAGTCAGGGAATTATCCAACAGTGCCATGGCCACCGTGGCTCTCATTGAGAACCTGCAGCGGGAAAACCTCTCCTTTTTGGAAGAGGCACAGGGCTATGAAAGCCTGATTCGCGAGTTTAAGTTAACCCAGGAAGTGCTGGCGCAAAGGCTGGGGAAGTCCCAATCCACCATCGCCAACAAGCTGCGTATTCTCAAACTTCCGCGGGAAGTAAAAGAGAAGTTGCAGATACAGGAGTTGACGGAGCGGCACGCCCGTGCCCTGCTCAAGCTACCTGGCGAAGAAGATCAGTTAAAAATTCTGCAGGAAGTATGTAACCTGCGTTATACGGTTCAGCAGACTGAGAAACGGGTGGCGGATTATCTCAGTAACCTGGAGCCCACTGCGGTGAAGGAGCGTAAAAAAGTTATTATCCGCGATATCCGTATTTTCCTGAACACTGTCCGCCAGGCTGTCTCTATCCTGGAAGCCGGCGGGTTAAATGCCCGACTACAGGAAAATGATCTTGGTGACAGTATTGAGGTTACCATTCGGCTTCCCAAAAACAAAAAGAATTCTGCTCAGGCTGTTAAATCGACATCGGTTGCTGCCGCAGTACAGCGCCCATTATTGCCCGGGCAATAA
- a CDS encoding ParA family protein — translation MSRVIAVANQKGGVGKTTTSVNLSACLAAQGRSVLLLDIDPQGNATSGIGQEKKNIKVCIYDALINELPLKNIIIKSVIKNLDLVPATIQLAGAEIELVPTMSREVRLRRVLEEVRDLYDYIIIDCPPSLGLLTINALTAADTVLVPIQCEYYALEGLSQLTNTVKLVQKHLNTELRYEGVVLTMFDSRTNLANQVADEVHNYFGNKVFKTVIPRNVRLSEAPSHGQPIIVYDERSKGAETYIELAKEVMANEQKAAG, via the coding sequence ATGTCCCGTGTAATTGCGGTGGCTAACCAAAAAGGCGGTGTGGGGAAAACTACCACATCGGTGAATCTGAGTGCGTGCCTGGCTGCACAAGGACGTTCTGTCCTGCTCTTGGATATCGATCCTCAGGGGAATGCCACAAGTGGAATAGGACAGGAAAAAAAGAATATTAAAGTATGTATTTACGATGCATTAATTAATGAACTGCCCTTAAAAAACATTATTATTAAATCCGTCATTAAGAACCTGGATTTGGTTCCGGCCACCATTCAGCTGGCAGGTGCTGAAATTGAGCTGGTACCAACCATGTCCCGTGAAGTTCGGCTACGCCGCGTCCTGGAAGAGGTCAGAGATTTATACGATTACATAATCATAGATTGTCCTCCTTCCCTGGGCTTGTTAACCATTAATGCCCTAACTGCTGCCGACACTGTTTTGGTACCAATTCAGTGTGAATATTATGCCCTGGAGGGGCTAAGCCAGCTGACTAATACGGTAAAGCTGGTGCAGAAGCACTTAAACACAGAACTGCGGTATGAAGGTGTGGTGCTGACAATGTTTGATTCCCGCACCAACCTGGCAAACCAGGTGGCCGACGAGGTGCACAACTATTTTGGTAATAAAGTATTTAAAACTGTGATTCCCCGGAACGTGCGCCTCAGTGAAGCTCCCAGTCACGGACAACCCATCATTGTCTATGACGAGCGCTCCAAAGGCGCAGAAACATATATAGAATTGGCAAAGGAAGTGATGGCCAATGAGCAAAAAGCGGCTGGGTAA